A stretch of Thermovenabulum gondwanense DNA encodes these proteins:
- the remB gene encoding extracellular matrix regulator RemB: protein MFIHIGKNTVIKSRDVIAILDSSTAKSAATSEFLQIAKEEGFVKSEEKEGKSIIITEKNIYFSPISSITLLKRANILFDLNDYIV from the coding sequence TTGTTTATCCATATAGGTAAGAATACGGTGATAAAAAGCAGGGATGTAATAGCAATTTTGGACAGCAGTACGGCTAAGTCTGCGGCTACATCGGAGTTTTTACAGATAGCAAAGGAGGAAGGTTTTGTAAAAAGTGAAGAAAAAGAGGGTAAGTCCATAATAATAACGGAAAAGAATATATATTTTTCACCTATATCTTCCATTACCCTGTTAAAAAGGGCTAATATTCTGTTTGATTTAAATGATTACATTGTTTGA
- a CDS encoding YaaR family protein, which translates to MIRVNRMSEELGLNTIKVEKKKSAEKEFGEYLKKSRETYSKEELNLMFKALDEQSKKLVKNQTLEDFKKYRELLKNFIKKCLDMGLDIFEEKNFSRFGRQKVLTAIKIIDEKVMELAQQFLSEHRDAIKILSLLDEIRGLIVDLYT; encoded by the coding sequence ATGATAAGGGTAAACAGGATGTCTGAAGAATTGGGCTTGAATACAATTAAGGTGGAGAAAAAAAAGAGCGCTGAAAAAGAATTCGGCGAGTACCTGAAGAAAAGCAGGGAAACCTATTCGAAAGAAGAACTAAATTTAATGTTCAAAGCTTTAGATGAACAATCGAAAAAACTTGTAAAAAATCAGACGTTGGAGGATTTCAAAAAATACAGAGAATTACTAAAAAATTTTATAAAAAAATGCTTGGATATGGGACTGGATATCTTCGAAGAAAAAAATTTTTCCCGATTTGGTCGGCAGAAGGTTTTGACAGCGATAAAAATTATTGATGAAAAGGTGATGGAATTGGCACAGCAATTTTTATCCGAGCACAGGGATGCCATAAAAATTCTTTCTCTTTTAGATGAAATAAGGGGGCTTATCGTTGACCTGTACACGTGA
- a CDS encoding ATP-binding protein yields the protein MTCTRDLFHAYILVGPVKETKREAINIAKIANCLQRNGDFCNTCKNCKKIDRGVFADLREVKPEGSSVKIENIREIIFDSYLTPVEGRKKIYIVYDADKMTLEAQNSLLKTLEEPPSESIFLLLSQNIKNLIPTVVSRCSVIEKIKPYEKCDISQEWAEKLIYLVKERSFSLEKIDIYNQICAYEDKETLLEFLLTLYRDMLVAKTNSKVKFINENYRNLIINLSDLYSFGELIGIIDRINKTMEYIKSRGNENLGFFNLLLALWR from the coding sequence TTGACCTGTACACGTGATTTATTTCACGCCTATATATTGGTTGGGCCTGTAAAAGAAACTAAAAGAGAGGCTATAAATATTGCAAAGATTGCCAACTGCCTGCAAAGAAACGGGGACTTTTGCAATACCTGCAAAAACTGTAAAAAAATTGACAGAGGTGTGTTTGCTGACCTCCGGGAAGTAAAACCCGAAGGTTCTTCTGTAAAAATAGAGAATATAAGGGAAATAATTTTCGATTCCTATTTAACTCCCGTGGAAGGGAGAAAAAAGATTTACATCGTATACGATGCGGACAAAATGACCTTAGAAGCTCAAAACAGCCTCCTGAAAACCCTGGAAGAGCCGCCCTCCGAAAGTATATTTTTACTTCTTTCCCAGAATATAAAAAACTTAATACCTACGGTTGTTTCCAGGTGCAGTGTTATCGAAAAGATAAAACCTTATGAAAAATGCGATATTAGCCAGGAATGGGCGGAAAAACTAATCTATTTGGTAAAAGAAAGGTCGTTTTCCTTGGAAAAAATCGATATATATAATCAAATATGCGCATATGAAGACAAGGAAACGCTTTTGGAATTTCTTTTAACACTGTATAGAGACATGCTGGTGGCAAAGACTAATAGTAAAGTTAAATTTATAAATGAAAATTACCGTAATTTAATAATAAACCTTTCCGATTTATACAGCTTCGGTGAACTAATCGGAATAATAGACAGGATAAATAAAACCATGGAATATATAAAGTCAAGGGGTAATGAAAACTTAGGTTTTTTCAATTTGCTCCTTGCCCTGTGGAGGTAG
- a CDS encoding aminotransferase class I/II-fold pyridoxal phosphate-dependent enzyme, whose protein sequence is MFKEDAPLMNLLKEYVKKDPVRFHMPGHKGKFIFSLQKLLSGNLYKFDVTEIPGFDNLHQPEGILKQSQRNLASLYGARSSFYLVNGATSGIIAAMASFLKEGDRVLVPRNSHRSVLNGIILTKSEPVYLIPGVDTELGICLDVPEEKWVSAIEDGKNIKALLVTNPNYNGICPDIEKIIKTARKMKIKTIVDEAHGPHFKFSKKLPPSGLDYKAEITVQSPHKMLLSLTQSAWLHFNGSGKEEEVIRENLSLITSTSPSYILIASLELAVIFLRKFGAKFVEKGVELAELARRGINRFTPFYCPGVDYAKSKGFFYDVSRLIVNTSSSGYSGLYVEKILRKQYNIFTEYADLNNIYLLITGANSKKEVLNIIKALSTFRKKKGKIFPVGILKKLPERILLPYEVFLRDFEYIPLKNSPGRICRNPVIPYPPGIPVLNPGELITKEHVELLEELVANNYICQGIKNNCIAVVENG, encoded by the coding sequence ATGTTTAAAGAAGATGCTCCTTTAATGAATCTTTTAAAGGAGTACGTAAAAAAAGACCCCGTAAGATTTCACATGCCCGGACATAAAGGTAAGTTTATATTTTCCCTCCAGAAATTGCTTTCCGGGAATTTATATAAATTTGATGTAACGGAAATCCCTGGTTTTGACAATTTGCATCAACCGGAAGGGATTTTAAAACAATCCCAGAGAAATTTGGCATCTTTGTATGGTGCCAGGAGTTCTTTTTACTTGGTAAACGGGGCCACCTCCGGGATAATTGCAGCTATGGCTTCCTTCTTGAAAGAAGGGGATAGGGTATTAGTTCCCAGGAATTCCCACAGGTCTGTTTTAAACGGCATTATTCTTACGAAATCAGAACCCGTTTACTTGATTCCCGGGGTGGATACCGAACTGGGTATATGCCTTGATGTTCCGGAGGAAAAATGGGTTTCGGCCATTGAAGATGGTAAAAATATTAAAGCATTGCTGGTGACAAATCCGAATTACAACGGGATATGCCCGGATATCGAAAAAATAATAAAAACTGCCCGAAAAATGAAAATCAAAACAATAGTAGATGAAGCTCACGGACCTCATTTTAAATTTTCAAAAAAACTTCCCCCGTCGGGTTTGGATTATAAAGCGGAAATTACCGTTCAAAGTCCGCATAAAATGCTATTATCGCTCACTCAGAGCGCCTGGCTTCATTTTAACGGCTCCGGGAAGGAAGAGGAGGTAATAAGGGAAAACCTCTCCCTTATTACCTCCACGAGCCCCTCTTACATTTTGATTGCTTCCCTGGAACTGGCCGTAATTTTTTTAAGAAAATTCGGAGCAAAATTTGTGGAAAAAGGGGTAGAACTTGCAGAATTGGCAAGGAGGGGGATAAACCGGTTTACACCCTTTTACTGTCCCGGTGTGGATTACGCTAAGAGCAAAGGTTTTTTCTACGATGTTTCCCGATTAATAGTTAACACTTCTTCTTCGGGCTATAGCGGATTATATGTAGAAAAAATTTTAAGAAAGCAATATAATATTTTTACAGAGTATGCGGATTTGAATAATATATACCTTCTAATCACAGGAGCTAATTCAAAAAAGGAAGTTTTAAACATTATAAAGGCTTTATCCACTTTCAGGAAAAAGAAAGGCAAAATTTTCCCGGTGGGAATTTTAAAAAAGCTCCCCGAAAGGATTTTGTTACCCTATGAGGTATTTTTAAGGGATTTTGAATATATACCCTTAAAAAATTCCCCTGGGAGAATATGCAGAAACCCGGTGATACCCTATCCGCCGGGAATTCCGGTTTTAAACCCGGGGGAGCTGATTACTAAGGAACATGTGGAATTATTGGAAGAGCTCGTGGCAAATAATTATATCTGTCAGGGTATAAAAAATAATTGTATTGCGGTGGTGGAAAATGGGTAA
- a CDS encoding PSP1 domain-containing protein yields MVRVVGIRFKKAGKIYYFNPGEIPLNIGDKVIVETARGLEYGEVVIGPKEVPEESLVSPLKDVIRKATLEDDRIFEENREKAREAEIIAEKKILEHGLIMKLVDVEYTFDRSKLIFYFTADGRVDFRELVKDLAAIFKTRIELRQIGVRDEAKMVGGLGPCGRVICCHTFLGEFDPVSIKMAKQQNLSLNPGKISGLCGRLMCCLKYECVNYQQEGVEENSFEKEKFELGNEVLTPLGEGIITSINEQKGIIEVELKDTKEIKEFPKEEVVKNDVEIGE; encoded by the coding sequence ATGGTAAGGGTGGTAGGCATTAGATTCAAAAAGGCCGGGAAAATATACTATTTTAACCCCGGTGAAATACCTTTGAACATTGGGGATAAGGTTATTGTAGAAACGGCAAGGGGTCTTGAGTACGGCGAGGTGGTTATAGGACCAAAAGAAGTGCCGGAGGAAAGCCTGGTATCGCCTTTAAAGGACGTTATAAGAAAGGCTACCTTAGAGGACGACAGGATTTTTGAAGAAAACAGGGAAAAAGCAAGGGAAGCCGAAATTATAGCCGAAAAGAAAATCCTGGAGCACGGCCTTATTATGAAATTGGTGGATGTGGAGTATACCTTTGACCGATCAAAATTGATATTTTATTTTACAGCGGATGGAAGGGTGGATTTTAGAGAACTGGTAAAGGATTTAGCAGCTATATTTAAGACCCGAATTGAACTGAGACAAATAGGGGTAAGGGATGAAGCAAAGATGGTGGGCGGCTTGGGGCCGTGTGGAAGGGTAATATGCTGTCATACGTTCCTGGGGGAGTTTGACCCGGTATCAATTAAAATGGCCAAACAGCAAAACCTTTCGCTTAACCCCGGGAAGATATCGGGTCTATGCGGCAGGCTAATGTGCTGTTTAAAATACGAGTGCGTAAATTATCAACAGGAAGGAGTCGAGGAAAATTCCTTTGAAAAGGAAAAATTCGAACTGGGTAACGAAGTGCTAACTCCCTTAGGTGAAGGTATAATAACGAGCATCAACGAGCAAAAGGGAATAATTGAGGTGGAATTAAAGGATACAAAAGAAATAAAGGAATTTCCTAAGGAGGAAGTAGTAAAAAATGATGTTGAAATAGGTGAATAA
- the gyrB gene encoding DNA topoisomerase (ATP-hydrolyzing) subunit B encodes MDKKLVYDETKIEVLEGLEHVRLRPSMYIGSTDIKGLHHLVFEVVDNSVDEALAGYCKNIEVVIRKDGAISVDDDGRGIPVNIHPKVGKPALEVALTRLYAGGKFGAGGYKVSGGLHGVGVSVVNALSEWLEVEVKWDGFLYRQKYERGKPVTEVEKIKEVTGTGTKVTFLPDKEIFEETNFNFDILAQRLREQAFLTKGLKIVLRDERTNKEQVYHYEGGIVSFVKYLNRNKDVLHEEPIFMSAGKKDEWEVEVAIQYNDSYTENVLSFANNINTLEGGTHLIGFKTALTRVINDYARKINLLKEQDQNLSGDDIREGLTAVISVKLRNPQFEGQTKTKLGNSDMRSIVDQVVSEGMSKFLEENPSIARTIVEKAISAARAREAARKARELVRRKNALDKTTLPGKLADCSEKDPKLCELYLVEGDSAGGSAKQGRDPKFQAILPLRGKILNVEKARLDKVLSNEEIRAMIMALGTGIGDDFDIDKLRYHKIILMADADVDGAHIRTLLLTFFYRFMRPLIEAGKVYIAQPPLYKISKGKETHYAYSDEELKAILEKMKDKDKVEIKRFKGLGEMNADQLWETTMNPKTRTILKVNLEDAIEADEIFTILMGEKVEPRKQFIFEHAQEVRNLDV; translated from the coding sequence ATGGACAAAAAACTGGTTTACGATGAAACAAAAATTGAAGTACTGGAAGGGCTGGAACATGTAAGGTTAAGGCCGAGCATGTATATTGGTTCTACCGACATAAAAGGGCTTCACCATCTGGTTTTCGAGGTGGTGGATAACAGTGTGGATGAAGCTTTAGCGGGTTACTGCAAAAATATAGAGGTTGTAATAAGAAAGGATGGAGCAATTAGTGTTGATGATGACGGAAGGGGAATTCCGGTAAATATCCATCCGAAAGTAGGTAAACCTGCATTGGAAGTGGCTTTAACGCGGCTCTACGCCGGGGGTAAATTTGGAGCCGGCGGCTATAAGGTTTCAGGTGGGCTTCACGGAGTGGGAGTATCCGTTGTTAACGCCCTATCGGAATGGCTTGAGGTGGAAGTAAAATGGGACGGCTTTTTGTACAGACAAAAATACGAAAGGGGTAAACCCGTTACCGAAGTTGAAAAAATTAAGGAAGTGACCGGTACGGGTACCAAGGTCACATTCCTTCCGGATAAGGAAATTTTCGAAGAAACTAACTTCAATTTTGATATCCTCGCTCAGCGTCTGAGGGAACAGGCTTTTTTAACGAAAGGCCTTAAAATAGTTTTAAGGGATGAACGCACTAATAAAGAACAGGTTTACCATTACGAGGGAGGAATAGTATCCTTTGTAAAGTATTTAAACAGGAATAAGGATGTACTGCACGAAGAGCCGATTTTTATGAGTGCCGGTAAAAAAGACGAATGGGAAGTAGAGGTAGCAATTCAGTACAACGATTCCTACACCGAAAACGTATTGAGCTTTGCCAACAATATTAACACCTTAGAGGGAGGCACTCATTTAATTGGATTTAAAACCGCATTAACCAGGGTAATAAACGATTATGCAAGAAAAATTAATCTCTTAAAAGAACAGGATCAGAATCTGTCCGGAGACGATATAAGGGAAGGTTTAACGGCGGTAATAAGCGTTAAATTGAGAAACCCCCAGTTTGAGGGACAAACCAAAACGAAGCTGGGGAATAGCGATATGAGAAGCATTGTCGACCAGGTGGTAAGCGAAGGGATGTCAAAATTTTTAGAAGAAAACCCCTCCATAGCAAGGACGATTGTAGAAAAAGCAATAAGTGCGGCAAGAGCAAGGGAAGCTGCAAGAAAAGCGAGAGAGCTGGTAAGAAGAAAGAACGCTCTGGATAAAACCACCCTCCCCGGAAAACTTGCGGACTGCAGCGAAAAAGACCCAAAGTTATGCGAATTGTATTTGGTGGAAGGAGATTCGGCAGGAGGTTCGGCGAAACAGGGGAGGGATCCAAAGTTTCAGGCTATACTTCCCCTGAGGGGTAAAATATTAAATGTGGAAAAGGCAAGACTGGACAAAGTTCTTTCCAATGAAGAAATTCGGGCAATGATTATGGCACTGGGTACGGGAATTGGAGATGATTTCGATATCGATAAATTGAGATATCATAAAATTATACTTATGGCCGATGCGGATGTGGACGGTGCTCATATCAGGACCCTGCTTTTGACGTTCTTTTACAGGTTTATGCGCCCCCTTATCGAAGCGGGTAAGGTTTACATTGCTCAGCCGCCCCTATATAAGATTTCTAAGGGGAAGGAAACGCATTACGCTTACAGCGATGAAGAATTAAAAGCAATTCTGGAAAAGATGAAGGACAAGGATAAGGTTGAGATAAAGAGGTTCAAAGGTCTCGGTGAAATGAATGCGGACCAGCTCTGGGAAACCACCATGAATCCGAAGACGAGAACAATTTTGAAAGTAAATTTAGAGGACGCCATTGAAGCGGATGAGATATTTACGATTTTGATGGGGGAAAAGGTAGAACCGAGGAAACAGTTTATATTTGAACATGCTCAAGAGGTAAGGAATCTTGATGTCTAA
- a CDS encoding DUF721 domain-containing protein yields MEKISDVLKKRYKVLDVNLKLTEAIIRIYYKDIVGHEIYKISEPIALKGKTLFLGVKNSVWAHHLLYFKEEIIKKINSRFSKRVVRDLRFVVSWEEKNREEEKYNEFNEELYIPLDLTNVNLPDEKTAWIDRVCADIDDEVLKEKLKEIMKKDVIFKMQKR; encoded by the coding sequence ATGGAAAAAATAAGCGATGTATTAAAAAAAAGGTATAAAGTTTTAGATGTTAATTTAAAACTGACCGAGGCAATAATAAGAATTTACTACAAAGATATAGTCGGTCATGAAATTTATAAAATTTCGGAACCTATTGCCTTAAAAGGGAAGACCCTGTTTCTGGGAGTAAAAAATTCCGTTTGGGCTCATCATCTTTTATATTTTAAAGAGGAAATAATAAAAAAGATAAACAGCAGATTTAGTAAAAGGGTGGTAAGGGATCTAAGATTTGTGGTTTCCTGGGAAGAAAAAAACAGAGAGGAAGAAAAATATAATGAATTTAACGAGGAACTTTACATTCCGCTCGATTTAACTAATGTAAACCTTCCCGATGAAAAAACTGCGTGGATCGATAGGGTATGTGCTGATATAGACGATGAGGTATTGAAGGAAAAACTGAAAGAGATTATGAAAAAAGATGTGATTTTTAAAATGCAAAAGAGGTGA
- a CDS encoding cyclic-di-AMP receptor yields the protein MKLIMAVVDDNDSIRVVEELTKKNIGVTRLASTGGFLKRGNTTLLIGLEEDKLKEVLDLLERICKPRKHVVTIFPGVPGETFAPYPVEVTVGGAIVFVLNVERFEKI from the coding sequence ATGAAATTGATTATGGCCGTGGTCGATGACAATGACAGCATCAGGGTAGTGGAGGAGCTTACCAAGAAAAACATCGGAGTAACCAGGCTTGCAAGCACCGGAGGTTTTTTAAAAAGAGGTAATACCACCCTATTGATTGGTTTGGAGGAAGATAAATTAAAAGAAGTTTTGGACTTGCTGGAAAGGATCTGTAAACCGAGAAAACACGTGGTAACCATATTTCCAGGGGTTCCAGGAGAAACCTTTGCTCCCTATCCCGTGGAGGTTACTGTAGGAGGGGCTATAGTTTTTGTTTTGAACGTGGAGAGGTTTGAAAAAATATGA
- the tmk gene encoding dTMP kinase, protein MGKQVRKGKFITIEGIDGAGKTTQVEKLCEYIKNKGKRVIRAREPGGTALGEQLRKVLLDPDSNPVSTAEALIYAASRAQILEKLVIPAIKEGFFVVCDRFVDSSLAYQGFARGLGFNRILQLNKWVLNGYWPDITFVLDVDPEIALKRLTRGKDRLERESLEFHIKVREGFLKLKDEFPERIRIIDASKSKDEIFKDIVMELERSGIFN, encoded by the coding sequence ATGGGTAAACAGGTCAGAAAAGGGAAATTCATTACAATTGAAGGAATCGACGGTGCCGGCAAAACCACTCAGGTGGAGAAATTGTGTGAGTACATCAAGAATAAGGGTAAAAGGGTTATTCGGGCCAGAGAGCCCGGAGGAACAGCCCTTGGAGAGCAGTTAAGGAAGGTGCTCCTGGACCCGGACAGCAATCCGGTTTCAACGGCTGAAGCCCTTATATACGCTGCATCCAGAGCACAAATATTAGAAAAATTGGTTATTCCCGCAATAAAAGAAGGATTTTTTGTAGTATGCGATAGATTTGTGGATTCCAGTTTGGCATACCAGGGTTTTGCCCGGGGCCTTGGCTTTAACAGAATCCTTCAGCTAAACAAATGGGTTTTAAACGGCTACTGGCCGGATATCACCTTTGTACTGGATGTAGATCCGGAAATAGCTCTAAAAAGGCTTACCCGGGGTAAGGATAGGCTGGAAAGAGAATCTTTAGAATTCCACATCAAGGTAAGGGAAGGTTTTTTAAAGCTGAAGGATGAATTCCCTGAAAGAATCAGGATAATAGATGCTTCAAAAAGCAAAGATGAAATCTTTAAAGACATTGTAATGGAGCTGGAAAGGTCTGGGATTTTCAATTAA
- the gyrA gene encoding DNA gyrase subunit A, whose amino-acid sequence MAETYGKVMPVAIEEEMKKSYIDYAMSVIVGRALPDVRDGLKPIHRRILYAMSELNLTPDRPHRKSATIVGDVMGKYHPHGDAAIYDAMVRMAQDFSIRYPLIDGHGNFGSVDGDPPAAMRYTEARLSKIALEMLSDIDKDTVDFIPNFDETLKEPKVLPSRFPNLLVNGSSGIAVGMATNIPPHNLSEVIDGTIMMIENKDVTPEELMKVIKGPDFPTGGIIVGTEGIKEMYTSGRGSIVIRAKAKIEVEHGREKIIINEIPYMVNKAKLIEKIAELVRDKHIEGITDIRDESDRNGIRVVIEIRKDSSAKVILNKLYKHTQMQVTFGAIMLALVDNRPMVLNLRDIIYYYLEHQKDVIVRRTKYELAKARERVHILEGLRIALANLDEVISLIRKSKDVPTAKEGLIKKFNLTDKQAQVILDMRLQRLTALERQKIEEEYKELLQKIEYYEKVLSDEKMVLGIIKEELLAIKEKFKDERRTAIVEDIEEISEEDLIAQEDVVITMTHFGYVKRMPLSGYKSQRRGGKGVNGITTREEDFVEKIFVASTHHVLLFFTNLGNVYRLKAHEVPETSRTAKGTAIVNLINLKPGEKITAVIPIKDFDEANYIVMVTKNGLIKKTLLSEFKAMRKTGIIAINLNPEDELIGVNLANDENEVILATLKGLSIRFKVKDVSPLGRSAKGVKAMSLQKDDRIVAFDMVVDDRDVFIITEKGFGKRTPISEYRLQSRGGKGIITQKITEKTGYVVSLRTVSHKDDIIISTANGMMIRLKVEGIPVTGRNTRGVTLIKLEEEDSVSAVAVVSEEEE is encoded by the coding sequence ATGGCTGAAACTTACGGAAAAGTAATGCCTGTGGCTATAGAAGAAGAAATGAAAAAGTCTTATATAGATTATGCTATGAGCGTAATTGTGGGAAGGGCTTTGCCTGATGTTAGGGATGGGTTAAAACCAATACACCGGCGAATCCTGTACGCTATGAGCGAACTTAACCTGACTCCCGACAGGCCTCACAGAAAATCAGCGACAATTGTGGGAGATGTGATGGGAAAATATCATCCCCACGGAGATGCGGCAATTTACGATGCAATGGTGCGAATGGCCCAGGATTTTTCCATCAGGTACCCATTAATAGACGGGCACGGAAACTTCGGCTCGGTGGATGGAGATCCGCCGGCGGCCATGAGGTACACCGAAGCCAGGCTTTCGAAAATTGCCTTAGAGATGCTATCCGATATAGATAAGGATACGGTGGATTTTATTCCCAACTTTGATGAAACCTTAAAGGAACCCAAGGTTTTACCATCCCGCTTTCCCAATCTACTCGTAAACGGTTCATCAGGAATTGCGGTGGGAATGGCAACCAATATTCCCCCCCACAATCTTTCGGAGGTTATAGACGGCACTATCATGATGATTGAAAATAAGGACGTTACTCCGGAAGAGCTGATGAAAGTAATAAAAGGCCCGGATTTCCCAACGGGGGGAATTATCGTCGGAACTGAAGGAATAAAAGAGATGTACACCTCGGGAAGAGGATCAATTGTCATAAGGGCAAAAGCAAAGATTGAGGTGGAACACGGAAGGGAAAAAATTATAATAAACGAAATTCCTTATATGGTTAACAAAGCAAAACTTATTGAAAAAATAGCGGAACTGGTGAGGGATAAGCACATAGAAGGGATTACCGATATAAGGGATGAAAGCGATAGAAACGGCATCAGAGTAGTAATTGAAATAAGAAAGGACTCCAGCGCTAAGGTGATATTGAATAAATTATACAAACATACCCAGATGCAGGTCACCTTTGGTGCAATAATGCTGGCACTGGTTGACAACAGGCCAATGGTCCTAAATTTAAGGGATATAATATATTACTATCTCGAGCACCAGAAGGATGTTATTGTCCGCCGTACAAAATACGAATTGGCGAAAGCCCGGGAAAGGGTACATATCCTTGAAGGTTTGAGGATAGCCCTTGCAAATTTAGATGAAGTGATTTCGCTTATCAGAAAATCAAAGGATGTTCCAACCGCTAAGGAAGGTTTAATAAAAAAGTTTAACCTTACCGATAAACAGGCTCAGGTAATTCTCGATATGAGGCTGCAGAGGTTGACAGCCCTTGAAAGGCAAAAAATTGAGGAGGAATACAAAGAATTACTGCAGAAGATTGAATACTACGAAAAAGTGCTTTCCGATGAGAAAATGGTCCTGGGGATAATAAAAGAAGAGCTTTTGGCAATAAAAGAAAAATTCAAGGATGAGAGAAGGACGGCAATAGTGGAAGATATTGAAGAAATAAGCGAAGAAGACCTGATTGCCCAGGAAGACGTGGTAATCACCATGACTCATTTCGGGTATGTAAAGAGAATGCCCCTGTCCGGTTATAAGAGCCAGAGAAGGGGCGGTAAAGGGGTAAATGGAATCACCACCAGGGAAGAAGACTTTGTAGAAAAAATCTTCGTTGCATCCACACACCATGTGCTCCTTTTCTTTACAAACTTAGGAAATGTGTACAGGTTAAAAGCCCACGAAGTTCCGGAAACCAGCAGAACCGCAAAAGGAACGGCCATTGTAAATTTAATTAATTTAAAACCGGGAGAAAAAATCACAGCCGTTATCCCTATTAAAGATTTCGATGAAGCAAATTACATTGTAATGGTCACTAAAAACGGTCTTATAAAAAAGACCCTTCTTTCGGAATTTAAGGCCATGAGGAAGACGGGAATTATCGCGATTAATTTGAATCCCGAAGATGAATTAATAGGAGTTAACCTGGCCAATGATGAAAATGAAGTAATTCTGGCTACATTAAAAGGACTGAGCATCAGGTTTAAGGTGAAGGACGTTTCACCCTTAGGAAGGTCTGCTAAGGGTGTAAAAGCCATGTCCCTTCAGAAAGACGACAGAATAGTTGCCTTTGACATGGTCGTTGATGACAGGGATGTGTTTATTATAACCGAAAAGGGATTTGGAAAACGCACTCCCATTAGCGAATACCGGCTGCAATCAAGGGGTGGAAAGGGAATCATAACGCAAAAAATTACCGAGAAAACGGGATACGTGGTTTCATTAAGGACCGTATCCCATAAAGACGATATAATAATTTCTACGGCTAACGGCATGATGATAAGATTAAAGGTGGAAGGAATACCCGTGACGGGTAGAAACACCAGGGGAGTGACTTTGATTAAACTGGAGGAGGAGGATTCGGTTTCGGCGGTGGCGGTGGTGAGCGAGGAAGAAGAATAG